GAGGATTTGGAAACTCTTTTGGTGTgctttttctcttctttagATTCTTCGCCTTCTTCTTTTAAGAATCCCAGAAGGTAATCCACCCTTCTCGTCAAATGCACAGCTCCTGGTGTTCTTTTATTgaacttttccttctcctccttGGAAAGAGTCGAAGGTGCAGTCTCCAGGAAAATTTTGCTCTGCAATCCCAGCAAAGGGTCGTCTCGTATCTGAATCCAAGAGCCATAGCCAAACTTGAATATTCCTACCAATAGCATAGCGTCATCACGCTCAGTCCATTCACAACTCCAACCGTTGATCACTTTGGGAGGTCTCTGAAATTTGAATTGAAGTGGGTCACTTGGCATCTTTAAAgacaaaagtttcagatCTCCAGGCCTGGAAACTACCATCTCCGCGTTGACATTCTTGACTCCATGGTACTCAAAAAGAACGGcctttctttccttctttctaGGACCATCGTTGTTTGCCGAATCTGGCACCGAGTTTTCTTTAGATCGACGGTCGTCTTCAGCCTTCAGTAAATCTTGGGCCTGATGTACCAAGCCATTATACACATCTTGCATTAGCTCAACCTTCTTGTTGGGAAGAATACCTTCCCCAATCAGTTCAGTCCATCGATCATTCAGATCTCCATACCTCAATAATGCTCGATAAATGGTCCTGTAATCCTTCTCTATCAGTCCTTGAGTCTCAGTGGCACGTCGCCTACGGCTTCCACCGTCGGTACTTTCAACGTCTGTCCCCTCAGCGCTGTTCTCCATTGCTTTCAAAGCGGCCTTTCGTTTGGAGAACATTTCGATCTGTTCCTTTAGGTACTCTTCATCCTGAcgtttcttttcctcttcctttAATTTCTTTAGTTCATCTTCAGGAATGATATCATCCCAATCGACATCTGCTTTATAATCAGTaacttcaaactgtttAAGAAACTCTTCGCCTCCCAAATTACTCTCTCCAAGGTCCGGTGTAGTGACGTGGTCTTCAGCATGATTCAATACGTCATCTAGATTTAAATCTTCTAGCTTTTTTTGGTTATCCGAGGCTTTGAACATATTTCCTGCACCAAACTTGAGGATCTCGGATAACTCACCACTGGAAGGCTCATtggatttcttcttggtttgACCAGGGTCACTTATACCAAGAGAAATGATTGCATATTCTAAAATCATCTTCTTACGGGCTCTTTCTAAgacctcttcttccacGGTATCTTTGCTGACAAAACGATACACCATGACATGATTCTTTTGACCTATACGGTGAGCTCTTGCCATCGCTTGCAAATCTGCCTGTGGGTTCCAATCTGAGTCGAATATGATAACTGTATCCGCAGTCATTAAATTAATTCCAAGACCACCTGCTCTTGTCGATAAcagaaaaacaaaatcttGCGATCCATCTGCGTTGAAATGATCAATGGCGACCCTTCTGCGGGCAGATGGAACAGTACCATCAAGCCTTTGGAAACTATATCCTTTGAATGTCAAGTAATCACCCAATATATCCAGCATTCGAACCATTTGAGAAAATATAAGGACCCTATGTCCGTCTTTCTTTAATCTAGTCAGTAGTTTATCCAAAAGAACCATCTTACCAGACGACATGATTAAACCTCTAAATATgttttctcttgaagatgatccTAAGTTTGCGAGCACTTGCTCCTCTGCTCCGTCAAACAAGTAGGGATGgtttgaagtttttttcaattcagcCATAACATTTAACAATGAAATCTGGGCTTCTTTAGGCCCCGCATTTAGTGCAGCATAATTCTTGGTCAAGATATTCTTGTAGTAATGTGTTTGCAAGTCAGATAATTCTACACGTAaaattctttctgttttggaATGCAGTGACTTTTCCACATCCTTTTTCAGTCGCCGAAGAATAAAAGGATGAATCTTGCTTTGTAAGTCTTTGATATACGTCTCTTGTTCCTCACTAGCTGTTTCAAAATCGATTTCCTGTTCTATCGTAAACTTTCCAGGcatcaaaaagttgacgAGTGCTGCTAACTCCTTTATGTTATTCTGAAGAGGAGTTCCTGTGATAAGAAGCCTATTGGCAATTTTaaaatcaaacaaagattCGTATAATGAACTTTCAGCGTTTTTCAGTCTATGGGCTTCGTCGACTGCCAAAAATTGCCATTTGAATTGTCCTAATTCAGCTCTATCTTTGAGAATATACTCGTAGGTAGTAAGCAGAACATTGAACTTGGGCTTCTTGCTCTTACctggaagaaagaattcGTAGTCTCGTATCATCTTACGGGAATTGGTATTTCCCATGTAATATATGGTGTTTACAGAGGGAGCCCATTTCTCAAAGGTCTCCTGCCAAGCCGGAACTGTTGATAACGGAACAACTACCAAGTGAGGACCGTATTGTCTTCTAGCAAATATCAACCAACTTAAGAAAGAAACCGTTTGAACAGTTTTACCAAGACCCATCTCATCAGCTAGAATACCGTTCTCGTTTCTAGACCATAAAAAGGCCATCCAGTTTAAACCAGTAAGCTGAAAATCTCTCAGTTCTCCGTTCTTAATATAAACCGGTTGAACctcaagtttttcaaatttgggACGGTTATTGCCGTAAGAAGCAGAAAGACTGGGTAGAGTCTTGGAGTTAGCTCgctgttgaaaatgtgTGACTTTATCGGGACTCAATTTGACAATGGTGTTGGCATCCTCCCAGGTGCATTCGTCATAATTGAGACGCTTCCATTTACACAAATACTGCAATTTAGAGTCACCATCCTCAATTATTCTGTCACTGTCAACGATTCTCTCCACATGTGTGTACTCGGCAAGCTcctctcttcttctctcGCGGTCAAGATCCAAGgcttcaatatcttctcTGGTAGTAAACGTGTCGTTTCTGACTTCTTGATCGTAAATGATAAACTGTTTGATATAGttatcaacttttttaATTCCTTTGAATCCATTAAGGTCAGAATAAGACTCCCAGGTGTTGTGTAGATGTGATATTCCAGTCCATTTGATCTTGAACTCAAAATCTACATAAGGATCTCCTGAACTATTCAGCCTGGCCCTCTCctctttttcagtctcCAGTTTTACAGCTTGTTCATCTGCGTCAGAAGTGAGTTCATCCAAACCTTTGAGCCTGTGATCTAAAACCTGATCTATACTCGCTGTGTTATTCTCCTCAACTTCTTGGTCGTAGTAACCATCATACGCGTAGGAGTCCTCATCTTGGCCATTATCTGACTCCAAAAACTCATCCTCGTCATCTTCTAAAGCATAATTCACTGTtttgttgtttcttgtGCTGAATCTGACCTCAGCGGCTTCCACAAGATTTCCATTCGTCTTTGCAGATCTCTTCTCCTTTGAAACCGCCTTCGGAGtaacttttctctttttggcAACTCCAAACTCTATGTCACTTTCTTCACTAGCCGATTCGTCAAATGATTCGTCAAACTCTAGCTTATCATTAGATTGATCATCATCCTCGCCAGAAGTAGTTATGGGTGCTGTATGAGGCCTTCGACTGCGGCGAAGTCCGTAAAGCTCAGGATTTTCAAAAACCTCGTCCGGTAAATCTCTTGACATGGTGATGGAATGATTTCCGGTGGTGTTAACCCTTGTAGTCCTGTTGAATGAGTGTTTACCGACAAAAGaggtgaaaaaaaagagagGAAAGAATCTGGTTGGAAGGGGCGAACTAAATCGAGAGGAGGCTCATAAATTATAAAGGTTGAGAAGGGACCACCTAATGATGGGACGCCTGAACCTTGCTTTCTACACATAAAGTATTCAATAACTAAGTTAACTGGCTGTGGTGATTCAAAGACCTGAAACAACTACTGTTCTTTAAGGTCGTTAAATTCAGCCAATAGGAAACGATTCAATGAAGCGTTTAAGTAATAAACAGTAGCTGCAACGATATTCAACTCACTACCCTCAAGATATCACAGAAAACCCATTAGAGTCAAACCAGCATACAACCAAGTACTGTTTTCCACATTCCGTAGTCAATAGTAACATGGACCGTAGCCTGGTTGAAGTCATTCTATTAAGATCAACCTGTAGCAGTAAATAACATTTAATGCAAGAAGAACAGGGGTTCTGCCGGTGTAGATTGCAACAATCAAAAGCACTCACATGTGGATTGTGTAATTGAAGGATATGTTCAAGCCATCGATAGGCATATCTAGAGAAGGACAAATGTGCAAATGTACTACATCGCCTCATATGAAATCAACTATCGACTGTTAAGCCAGCCTCGATCTGGAGTGGAAATTACATGTGAAATCAACAAAGGAAACATGCAAGATGTAGATCACCAACTCAAAAGTGAACAACTAGCAACAGAATTGACGTCGACCGATATCATAGAAAGCGTATTAAGAGAATCAGATCCAAATTATTGTTTCCAAACCACTCGTGAAAATGACATACCTAAAATGTAAACAAATGCAAGAAAAAATGTCAACCCTTACACCTTCTCAACCCTAGAAACCTATGCATagagggaaaaaaatgtTCGTAACagaagaactttcaaaacAGCAGCTCCCTTCAATTTATACCAAAAGAAGTCGTGCACCACAACGAAACGCTGACATTAACACCCATCTGCGCATTTTTGAcaccaaaaccaaaattAAGCAGCTCACGGTCAATGCCAAAATTACCAGTGGTTTTCGGAAACAAAGGATAACTTCACTTTAGGCAAGAAATATCAGCAACGTCGTGGCGTTCAACCAATTACAATTTTTGCTGCTTGATCGACCAATTCAACCAATCATTCTTGACTTGTTTGTCACCATCGCGTATTATTGCAATCCGATTTGATTACATAAGCCGATGGTTTTctcagattttttgaaaaatccaaaaaaaTTTTCGTAGCTAACTTCCAACCTTACAAGCAATACAAACGACACAAAGGCGTCACAAACCATGAGTGAGAAAAACACACGTATTGCCATTGTTTCAGACGATAGATGCAAACCTAAGAAATGTCGTCAGGAATGCAGAAAATCCTGTCCTGTTGTTAAGACAGGAAAGCTTTgtattgaagttgaagcATACTCCAAAATTGCCTTCATCAGTGAGACTCTGTGTATAGGTTGTGGTATTTGTGTGAAAAAGTGTCCATTTGGAGCAATTAACATTATCAATCTGCCCACTAACTTGGAGAAGGAGGTCACCCACAGATACAGTGCCAACTCATTCAAATTGCACAGATTGCCAACACCTAGGCCAGGTCAAGTCCTAGGTCTTGTTGGAACCAATGGTATTGGGAAATCCACCGCATTGAAAATTCTTGCAGGTAAGCAGAAACCAAATTTAGGTAGATACGACGCGCCACCTGACTGGGaagaaattttgaaatacttcAGAGGAAGTGAATTGCAAAATTATTTTACCAAAGTTTTGGAGGACAATATTAAAGCAATTATTAAGCCTCAATATGTTGACAACCTTCCAAGGGCAATCAAAGGTCCTGTTAATAAGGTTGGTGAGCTTTTGAAAGCCAAACtggaaagaaaggaagaggGAAAGCATATCatccaagttttggaattgAAACACGTATTGAACAGAGAAGTCGCTAAGCTTTCTGGTGGTGagcttcaaagatttgCAATTGGTATGACTTGTGTCCAAGATGCTAATGTGTACATGTTTGATGAACCTTCATCCTATTTGGATGTTAAGCAACGTTTGAATGCTGCTCAGATTATTAGATCTTTGTTGCATGCCACCTGTTAtgttattgttgttgaGCACGATCTGTCTGTTTTGGATTATctttctgattttgtttgTATTTTGTATGGTGTACCATCGGTTTACGGTGTTGTCACTTTGCCAGCCTCTGTCAGAGAAGGTATCAATATTTTCCTTGATGGTCATATCCCTACCGAGAATTTGAGGTTCAGAACTGAGTCTTTAAAATTCAAACTTACAGATGCTTCGGACTCTGTATTAATTGAACAAAGTAGAGCTTTTGAATACCCCAAAATGGTTAAGACTCAAGGTGATTTCAAGTTAACCGTCAACGCTGGTGACTTCTCAGACTCGGAAATTATTGTGATGATGGGTGAAAATGGTACCGGTAAGACCACTTTATGTAAGCTGTTAGCTGGTGCCATTGAAGGTGATGAAGGCACCAAGGTACCCAAATTGAATGTTTCTATGAAGCCCCAAAAGATTGCTCCAAAATTCACAGGAACAGTTAGACAactgttcttgaaaaagattaGATCATCTTTCTTACATCCACAATTCAACACCGATGTGATGAAACCTTTAAAAGTTGACGATGTCATTGATCAAGAAGTCCAGCATTTGTCTGGTGGTGAATTGCAAAGAGTTGCCATCGTCTTAGCTTTAGGAAAAGAGGCAGACATCTACTTGATTGACGAGCCATCTGCTTACTTGGACTCTGAACAGCGTATTATCTGTTCGAAGGTTATTAGAAGATTCATCCTGcattccaagaaaactgcTTTCATTGTGGAACACGATTTCATCATGGCCACATACTTAGCCGATAAAGTGATGGTATTTGAAGGTCAGCCTTCCAAGAATGCTGTTGCTAACCGCCCAGAAACCCTTTTGACTGGTTGTAACAGGTTCTTGAAAAACCTGAACGTCACTTTCAGAAGAGATCCAAACTCTTTTAGACCCAGAATCAACAAACTGGACTCCCAGATGGATAGAGAGCAAAAACTGAGTGGTAATTACTTCTTCCTTGAGAACACTGAGTTATAAAGGTTGCATTCACTGTTTTAGCATACTTATTTATTATAGATGGGTGCACCAGTGCATCATATCTCCCATCACAGGTGAAGTGATACATTTGTACAATAGGCCAGGCAAGGTCCATACTTAGGGTCTTAGCCTGAGATGGTGTTTCAAAGGTCAGAATGAGAGTTAGGATTGGTTTGGTTTTGAGTTGAAAACAGTTTTGTTTGTTTAGTCTTTGCAAAATTCCTGACTCTTCTTGCTGATTGCCGCACTTTATATATCTACTACTGCAATCTAATACATAATTGCatgattcttcaatctACCCTTTCATCTTCTGCCTCACTGAAGGATAATGAAACCCGTACTTTTATCACAGTATGGCGCTATAAAATGTGACTTAAATCACGAACTGTCAGTATCTCTGATTCTCCACAATTTCAGTAATCAGTAAGTGGAAGCTAGAGACATCGTCATCGAGCAGATCTTCCCGTTACTTCCACCGTACAGTGCTTATATAATCAGTACAATTTATTTCCACTCCGGGTAACAACTATTTTCCTGTTTGtgtaaaaaaaaaaaattttcagcGAACACTACTAAGTCGTCTACTACAACTACTTGTTCCCTCTTCCAAGGTTATACCAATAATTAATCGTTTAGTGTCTATTTGTTCATAGAAACAACTCGGTTATACCCTTCCACGTTAAAACcctaaaaaaaaactatAAAAAccaaacaaaaaaaaatgtcTGTCGATACCAAGGAAGTTCAAGAATCCCTTGATCAACTTAACATTTCAGAATCACCAGCTACTGCTGTGACTGAAGAGACTCCAGCTACCTCTACCGAGGCCGCTGAAGAGTCCAACGAGTCATCGACTCAAGCTTCCGAGACCTTGGCTTCATTGTATGTTGGTGAGCTGGACCCTACCGTTACTGAGAGTGACTTGTATGAGTTCTTCTCTCCAATCGGTAGTGTTAATTCCATCCGTGTGTGTCGTGATGCAGTCACCAAGCGTTCGTTGGGTTATGGATACGTTAACTTTCACAGCCAAGCTGCCGGCGAGCGTGCCTTGGAGGAGCTGAACTACGCTGAGATCAAAGGTGTCCGTTGTAGATTGATGTGGTCTCAACGTGACCCTTCCTTGCGTCGTAGTGGTTCCGGTAacatcttcatcaagaacttAGACCCTGCTATTGAGAACAAGACTTTGCACGATACTTTCtcctcttttggaaaagttttGTCCTGTAAGGTTGCCACTGATGAGAATGGAAACTCAAAGGGATTCGGATTCGTTCATTACGAAAGCGATGAAGCAGCTCAAGCTGCCATTGAGAACATCAACGGTATGCTGTTGAATGGTCGTGAAATCTACGTTGGACCTCACTTGGCCAAGAAGGACCGTGAATCTAGATTCCAGGAGATGATCAAGAACTACACCAATGTCTTCGTCAAGAACTTTGACACTGAGTCCACTGAGGATGAACTGAGAGAGCTGTTTGAGTCATACGGTCCAATCACTTCGATCCACTTGCAAGTTGATTCTGAGGGTCACAACAAGGGTTTTGGTTTCGTCAACTTTGCTGAACACGACGATGCTGTTAAGGCCGTTGAAGCCTTGAACGACAAGGAGTACAAGGGCAAGCCATTGTACGTTGGACGTGCTCAGAAGAAAAACGAGAGAGTCCACGAACTTACCAAGAAGTACGAGGCTGATCgtcttgaaaaattgcaaaagtATCAATCAGTTAACTTGttcatcaagaacttggaTGAGTCCATTGATGATGCCCGTCTTGAGGAAGAGTTCAAACCATTTGGAACCATCACCTCTGCCAAGGTCATGTTGGACGAAAATGGAAAATCTAGAGGTTTCGGTTTCGTTTGTCTCTCTACTCCAGAGGAAGCCACTAAGGCTATCAGTGAGATGAACCAACGTATGGTTGCCAACAAGCCATTATACGTTGCTTTGGCTCAACCAAAAGCCATCAGACGCTCTCAATTGGCTCAGCAGATCCAAGCTAGAAACCAAATGAGAATGCAACAACAAGCTGGTCCAGGTATACCAAACCAGTTCGTTCAACCTATCTTTTACGGGCAACAGCCAGGTATGTTGCCACCAGGTGCTAGAGTCCCACCAATGGGTAACCAGATTCCTCAATTTGCTGGTATGCCAAGACCAGGCCCATTTCCCCAAGGCCAATTCCCTAGAATGGCTCCTAACGGTCAGCCAATGCCTGTGTATGGCCAACCTGTATTCAACGGTAACGGTCCTCAGCAGCGTGGCTACTACCCAAACAACAGACAGAACAAGAACAGGAATCAAAAGGAGGAAGGAAACTCTTTGGCTGCAATCTTGCCTCAGTTGCCATTAGAGCAACAAAAGAGAGTACTGGGTGAGGAGCTTTATCCAAAGGTTGTTGCTACTAACAAGACCCAAGATCCAGAAGCTGCAGGTAAAATCACTGGTATGATCTTGGATTTGGACAACCAAGAAATTTTGCAActgttggaagatgaagaacttttcaacaCTCATTTCAACGAAGCTCTCCAAGCTTACGAGGAGTACAAGAGTAAGACTGTTgaacagcaacagcaagCGGATGCACAAGCAAACTAGATTTTTAGGGAGTTAACTTAACATCTACTGTTTGACGCATAAATATGATGATACAAATTGCTAGATGTTACGATGTGTTGTGTGGTGATGCTACTTGGGACGTGCAGTAGCATTTAATTGTTCACTTTTCTATAATTGTATATTGTGTTTAGTTCAatcaagaatgaaaaagtcAAGGTACGAGTTGTACCAAAGGTTGAAGGTTCCCTCGAAAGCATAGAGTTCCTCTAACGTTGCTAAATGGGAACTGCCGTTTAGTTAGGGTTGATTTGCATATTCAACCTCAAAGCCAAATGTTCCCTATAGCCCAATTGTTTTTGGACGTACCAATTCTTACGGTGACCATTCCCGTACAACCTTGAACTAATTGAGAGGATCAATGGAAACTGATAAACCAATGGCTCAGCTTTCAGTGCAGGAATTCTGTacttgaaacttttgaccTTCGTTTGAGGTTTGGAAGATGCAAGTGAAATGTAGAAAGGGCAGTTAGACAATACACTGTCAATTGTGGTTACGATAAGCGAGTTAACATGAGCAGCTAGTAATTGCAGAATTAACACTTGCTCAAACAATGATCCGTCTTGAAATAACATGCAGATCACCCTTCTACATATGGAATTAACCAATTGGAACACGCTTAAAGTTGTAGAAACAACGAGTCCTGTTTACATTACTGGTTTTCACCTGCTTCCGATTGACGTaagcttgaaaataaaTCACAAATTACGAAATCTGGTTTCGCTGGTCCACCTTTCCTATATATCCAATAAATGCCGCCCAAAGAGGATGTAATGAAGCAATGTAAGTACCTGTTGGAACCTTGATCCCCATTCAGCTCATCCTAACGCATTCCAAGTGATATATGTTACCTTGACGTCCAACTCTACCACATTGTACACATATGATAATGCTCCACTTATTAATAAACTCCAGGTGAACTGCACTGAACTGATCTCTCAGGAGCTGGGACTCATTAATTCCATGAGTGACTTCAAAGACGAGAGCGGATCGATAATCATAAACAATCGGAAACCAGTCTTGGTGAACGGTGAATACGTGAATCTGGTCATGTATTATGTCAAGGGATCATTATCTAACAGCGACCTAATTACAGTTGTCGCCGTTGTATCTGATCATGTGCTTAAAGAATTTGTACTGCAAACATTGTGGAAGATTCTGGTGGAGTTCAGAAAGTTCAGGGAAGTTTCTGTTGGTGAGGAACAAACACAGAAAGGACCTGAGAATGGGAAAGTAGCAAAGGTGGGAAACGTTGCGTATTCTCCCTCTCAATCGTCTCCTTCATCTCCGATCTCTTTGCATACCTCattaaacttttcagctAGCGGTCAGGATAGCTCTTCGGTATTGTCTTTTAAGAAAATCATGACATCCATAATTAAGAAGGAAGAGAGCAAATACCTCCACTACGGCGCCACTTACGATGCTACATTcgatgaaattgaacagGTAAGAAATATTAtgaacaaaaatattgaaaggACAATAAATAGGGGCGAGAGAATCAACTTGCTCGTATCAAAGACCAGTAAATTGACAAACAGTAGTAACTCGTTTAGACGAAGAACTGTTGCtttaaagagaaagatgTGGTGGAGTAATGTTAAATTTATCATCCTGGTAGGGATATTGGTTGTAGTGATGTTATATTTTTTGATTGGTATTGAGTGTGGAATGCCATGGTATCAAAATTGCTTGCACCCTAGTAAGCCCGAACAACCGCATCAAAGCAGTATATAATAACTATtgttcatcttcttcgtgAAGGCTTCCCTCCGCATTGGTCTCTGAATGTTCTTCCACGCCATTTAGGGGATCTCTATCAATTGTATCTATTACGTCGGGCGCTTCGGGcacttcttcatctgagCTTTCAACCAGGTTGTAAACCTCTTCACTGGCCTCTTCGGTAGCATCTTCAGTGGCTTCATCGTCATCTGCAACTTCTTCTGCGGTAGGTTCTTGAGACGCATGGACAGAAGATGCATCCACTGCGCCTTCtacaattttcaattttttgtttgCTTCGTACTTTTCATCGTCGCCTTCTTCCTCCACCTCTTGATCCTTATCCTTTTCATTCtttaatttctttgcttctttcCTCTGATTAAACGATATCAACTCTTCTTGAACAGTAGGAATGAGAGCACTGAACTCAGTATTTTCAAGAGCCTTGAGTATATCTTGCACGTTGACTGTTTTACGGTTTTGGTCCTTACTGACTTCTCTGGCATGATGGTAAAGGTAAGATACAAACACAACTGCTGATCTTTGCACTGCAGTGAGTccatctttggaaagaatcaTATTGCTCTCATTCTCATCCCCCTGAAGGACAGATTTTGCGAGCTTGCCGATTGTAGCTTTGGGAAATAATAAGTTCTAATTCTTAGTTAGTAAAAGCCAGATTTGGTGAGAAGGGACTCAACTTACCTCAATCGATATATTTTCAGACTCCTTATCTTGTTTTGCTGCCGGCCCTTTAGGAGTAAAGGAGCCATCAGAGGTTTTCTTCCATCCCTTGGCTggcattttctttttagtTTCAGATGTGAGGCCAGTTACGAGGAATAAAATGATAACCTAACGCGCCTGGCAGTGGAAAACAGAGTATAGATGGGTGGATTCCATCACAGTTGCGCGACCAGTCTTGAAAGATCCCATTTACCTCTTGTGAGATTTTACCCTTCATGTCCAAGATCTCCAAGTTTCTAGACCTTATCAAAAGGCAGGCCTTAAATGAGGTGGTACTGGTTTGCGGAAACCAATCGGCAGACTTGGATTCCATCGCTTCCAGCATCTCATACGCATACTTCCATTACCAGAAATACAGGTTCACCAAGGGTCTGGTGATTCCTTTACTTAACATTCCAGAGAAAGATCTGGCATTGAGGAAAGACGCAGAGTTTGTTTTGACCCAGAATGGCATCAAGAGAAGTCAACTCTGGTTCACCGATGATCTCTCAaagtttgatcaattcaaactcatcatGGTTGATCATAACGTTCCCCAAGGAGAGGTAGCTAAGAGCAGGCTCACTCATGTGGTTGGCATAATTGATCATCACCAAGACGAGCAAAAGTATCTAGATAGCGCTCCTCGCGTAATAGAAGAGTGTGGAAGCTGTTCTAGCTTGGTTCTTAACTACTGGTACGATTTAATTGGAGAGGATGTGGGGGAATGCGCAACGCTATTGGCTTCAGCTATAATGATTGATACCACTAATTTCACTCAGAGGGTAAAGTCGCACGATGAGAAGGCGTTAGAGACAATAAAAATGTTGGGAATATACAATGTTTCTGCATTCACCActaattttgaaaagattcagGAGAGTAAATCGGATCTAGAAGGTTTGAGCATGAATGATATACTTCGAAAAGACTACAAACAATTTGTCTTTGATGGAAATACAGT
This window of the Komagataella phaffii GS115 chromosome 2, complete sequence genome carries:
- a CDS encoding Shared subunit of DNA polymerase (II) epsilon and of ISW2/yCHRAC chromatin accessibility complex, which produces MPAKGWKKTSDGSFTPKGPAAKQDKESENISIENLLFPKATIGKLAKSVLQGDENESNMILSKDGLTAVQRSAVVFVSYLYHHAREVSKDQNRKTVNVQDILKALENTEFSALIPTVQEELISFNQRKEAKKLKNEKDKDQEVEEEGDDEKYEANKKLKIVEGAVDASSVHASQEPTAEEVADDDEATEDATEEASEEVYNLVESSDEEVPEAPDVIDTIDRDPLNGVEEHSETNAEGSLHEEDEQ
- a CDS encoding Exopolyphosphatase, hydrolyzes inorganic polyphosphate (poly P) into Pi residues, translating into MSKISKFLDLIKRQALNEVVLVCGNQSADLDSIASSISYAYFHYQKYRFTKGLVIPLLNIPEKDLALRKDAEFVLTQNGIKRSQLWFTDDLSKFDQFKLIMVDHNVPQGEVAKSRLTHVVGIIDHHQDEQKYLDSAPRVIEECGSCSSLVLNYWYDLIGEDVGECATLLASAIMIDTTNFTQRVKSHDEKALETIKMLGIYNVSAFTTNFEKIQESKSDLEGLSMNDILRKDYKQFVFDGNTVGVSSIVKPFSWLDKHFDIDKETKSFGEEHKLDLLVLMTAYTTNDQFKREISFHDVLKDLSERCIKGMKDKLDLNRISGNRFTQNNIKASRKQVVPYLEQTLTNTD